The following proteins come from a genomic window of Mycolicibacterium rufum:
- a CDS encoding DUF3072 domain-containing protein, with the protein MTDNNNHEDSNAPQENAEKDPSQWVTGEEPMTGAQRSYLHTLAQEAGAEVPDDATKAQASELIDQLQQQTGRGN; encoded by the coding sequence ATGACAGACAACAACAATCACGAGGACAGCAACGCCCCGCAGGAGAATGCCGAGAAAGACCCGTCTCAGTGGGTCACCGGCGAGGAACCGATGACCGGGGCCCAGCGAAGCTATCTGCACACCCTCGCGCAGGAGGCCGGCGCGGAGGTCCCCGACGACGCCACCAAGGCGCAGGCGTCCGAACTGATCGATCAACTGCAACAGCAGACCGGTCGGGGGAACTGA
- a CDS encoding cutinase family protein — MRSYRLAAAAAAGLLLTSLAMPSALAQPPNPEPQLPGPPPAVPAAPAVPAPGPLPGPPPLAAPLAAPPPPGCPDVQVLFARGTTEPPGLGAMGEAFVDDLKARVGPRSVAVYPVDYPASPDFPTALQGVVDASTQVQKIAAACPDTHMVLGGYSQGAAVMGFVTTELIPDGVSASEVPQPMPPDIANHIAAVALLGTPSDRFMNVIKQPEVKIGSLYQPKTIELCVPNDFVCSPGNDIGAHARYISDGLVGQAADFAASKIVTSPKPTSAPG; from the coding sequence ATGCGTTCGTACCGTCTCGCCGCGGCCGCCGCCGCCGGCCTTCTGCTGACGTCACTGGCCATGCCATCGGCCCTGGCGCAGCCGCCGAACCCCGAACCTCAGCTGCCCGGCCCGCCCCCGGCGGTTCCCGCGGCGCCGGCCGTTCCCGCGCCGGGGCCGCTGCCGGGCCCGCCGCCGCTGGCCGCGCCGCTCGCCGCCCCTCCCCCACCCGGCTGCCCGGATGTCCAGGTCCTCTTCGCCCGCGGCACCACCGAGCCGCCCGGCCTCGGCGCGATGGGCGAGGCGTTCGTCGATGACCTGAAGGCCCGTGTCGGTCCGCGCTCGGTGGCGGTCTACCCCGTCGACTACCCGGCGAGCCCCGACTTCCCCACCGCACTGCAAGGCGTCGTCGACGCCAGCACCCAGGTGCAGAAGATCGCCGCGGCGTGCCCCGACACGCACATGGTGCTCGGCGGCTACTCCCAGGGCGCGGCCGTGATGGGCTTCGTGACAACCGAATTGATCCCCGACGGAGTGTCGGCCTCCGAGGTGCCCCAGCCGATGCCCCCCGACATCGCCAACCACATCGCCGCGGTGGCGCTGCTGGGCACACCGTCGGACCGGTTCATGAACGTCATCAAGCAGCCCGAGGTCAAGATCGGTTCGCTCTATCAGCCGAAGACCATCGAGCTGTGCGTGCCGAACGACTTCGTGTGCTCGCCCGGCAACGACATCGGCGCCCACGCCCGCTACATCTCCGACGGTCTGGTGGGTCAGGCGGCCGACTTCGCCGCGAGCAAGATCGTGACGAGTCCGAAGCCCACGTCCGCGCCCGGCTGA
- a CDS encoding GlxA family transcriptional regulator, which yields MRRPHRVAVLLVDPVVGFDAAIAPTLFGAAEADGEPLYEVVTCSATGGQVASTNGFALVPQAGPEALDDADTVIVPGTRNAAVRRDGRLDDAVGAAVARIPATARTVSICTGAFVLAAAGLLDGRRATTHWRHADALRALHPAVDVDENVLFVDGGDILTSAGLAAGIDLCLHIIRRDHGGQVANAVARFCVVPPWREGSQAQFIEAPLPHDDSASTAATREWACAHLQEPLTIEQLAAHAGMSTRTFIRRFREETGQPPGVWMRSRRLDRARELLEARTLSIDEVARRSGLGSGANLRHHLRRGLGMSPTSYRKAFADREFTDA from the coding sequence ATGAGGCGCCCCCATCGAGTGGCCGTGCTGCTCGTCGATCCGGTGGTGGGCTTCGACGCGGCGATCGCGCCGACGCTGTTCGGCGCGGCCGAGGCGGACGGCGAACCGCTCTACGAGGTGGTGACCTGCAGTGCCACCGGCGGCCAGGTGGCCTCGACCAACGGGTTCGCCCTCGTGCCGCAGGCCGGTCCGGAGGCACTCGACGACGCCGACACCGTCATCGTCCCGGGCACCCGCAACGCGGCCGTGCGCCGGGACGGCAGGCTCGACGATGCGGTGGGCGCCGCCGTCGCGCGGATCCCCGCCACGGCGCGGACGGTGTCGATCTGCACCGGCGCGTTCGTGTTGGCCGCCGCGGGTCTGCTCGACGGGCGACGCGCGACCACCCACTGGCGGCACGCCGACGCGCTGCGCGCGCTGCACCCGGCGGTCGACGTGGACGAGAACGTGCTGTTCGTCGACGGTGGCGACATCCTGACCTCCGCGGGCCTGGCAGCCGGCATCGACCTGTGCCTGCACATCATCCGGCGTGACCACGGCGGCCAGGTGGCCAACGCCGTGGCCCGCTTCTGCGTCGTGCCGCCGTGGCGGGAGGGCAGTCAGGCGCAGTTCATCGAAGCGCCGCTGCCGCACGATGATTCGGCCTCGACCGCAGCCACGCGCGAATGGGCGTGCGCACACCTGCAGGAGCCGTTGACCATCGAGCAGCTCGCCGCCCACGCCGGCATGAGCACCCGCACGTTCATCCGCAGGTTCCGGGAGGAGACGGGTCAACCGCCCGGGGTGTGGATGCGCAGCCGTCGCCTCGACCGCGCCCGCGAACTGCTCGAGGCGCGCACCCTCAGCATCGACGAGGTCGCGCGTCGGTCGGGCCTGGGCTCCGGCGCAAACCTGCGGCACCATCTGCGCCGCGGGCTCGGCATGTCACCGACGAGTTACCGAAAAGCGTTCGCCGACAGGGAGTTCACCGACGCCTGA
- a CDS encoding GNAT family N-acetyltransferase, which produces MANDRTGAPTEVVTDEDRFSISVDGRVVGFADFYDRDGRRVFPHTEVDPRYQGRGLATILVREALEATRSAGLRVVPQCWMVAEFIDKNPEFADLTGDPS; this is translated from the coding sequence ATGGCCAACGACAGAACCGGGGCGCCGACCGAGGTCGTCACCGATGAGGACCGCTTCAGCATCTCCGTGGACGGCCGAGTAGTGGGGTTCGCCGACTTCTATGACCGCGACGGTCGCCGGGTCTTCCCCCACACGGAGGTCGATCCGCGATACCAGGGCCGCGGTCTGGCGACGATCCTCGTGCGGGAGGCGTTGGAGGCGACGCGGAGCGCGGGCCTGCGCGTCGTCCCGCAGTGCTGGATGGTCGCCGAGTTCATCGACAAGAACCCCGAGTTCGCCGACCTGACGGGAGACCCCTCATGA
- a CDS encoding pyridoxamine 5'-phosphate oxidase family protein, whose translation MGKNERAKIVMTDEEITEFIERSRTATMATVLPNGRPHLVAMWYAVLDGEIWFETKAKSQKAVNLRRDPTITVMIEDGLSYDTLRGVSIDGTAEIIDDPETNLRVGISVWERYTGPYTEEMRPFVDQMMNNRICVRVVPSRMRSWDHRKLGLGGMPISGSTAQYL comes from the coding sequence GTGGGCAAGAACGAACGCGCGAAGATCGTCATGACCGACGAGGAGATCACCGAGTTCATCGAGCGTAGCCGCACTGCCACCATGGCGACGGTCCTGCCGAACGGACGGCCGCACCTGGTAGCGATGTGGTACGCGGTGCTCGACGGCGAGATCTGGTTCGAGACCAAAGCCAAGTCGCAGAAGGCCGTCAACCTGCGCCGCGATCCGACCATCACCGTGATGATCGAGGACGGCCTCTCCTATGACACGCTGCGCGGCGTGTCGATCGACGGCACCGCCGAGATCATCGACGATCCCGAGACCAACCTGCGCGTCGGCATCAGCGTGTGGGAGCGCTACACGGGGCCCTACACCGAGGAGATGCGCCCGTTCGTCGACCAGATGATGAACAACCGCATCTGTGTGCGCGTGGTGCCGTCGCGGATGCGCAGCTGGGACCACCGCAAGCTGGGCCTGGGCGGGATGCCGATCTCCGGGAGCACCGCCCAGTACCTGTAG
- a CDS encoding RecQ family ATP-dependent DNA helicase produces the protein MRSGEAGYVFLAPEQLLNDDVVDRLCALDLAMVVVDEAHCVSAWGHDFRPSYLRLADIVRRLGPVPVVALTATASPVVRADIVNHLGLRDPVVIATGFDRPNIRLEVEQHVDDKDKRAAVLDAVTEMAGPGLVYVATRKDAERCAAALQERGVAAAAYHAGLRAADRDHVHRAFGDDDLDVVVATSAFGMGIDKADVRFVVHASIPDSVDSYYQQVGRAGRDGDDAVARLFYRAEDLSLARFFMTAHADEERLAAVFTALSSTTPKRLRQLRDETGVENRALTQAVNLLEQAAAVRSGRRGFTAVEEDLQQVLARAVRITEATERVDRTRVEMMRAYAETTDCRRRNLLGYFGEQREHPCGNCDSCRDGAARGRPLPDEQSAVAPNTAVEHREWGHGVVISGESDRITVLFDEYGYRTLAMDAIRDADIVTIGGRDVSAGAPRVAASS, from the coding sequence GTGCGGTCCGGGGAGGCCGGGTACGTCTTCCTCGCACCGGAGCAGTTGCTCAACGACGACGTGGTCGACCGTCTGTGCGCGCTCGACTTGGCGATGGTCGTGGTCGACGAGGCGCACTGTGTGTCCGCGTGGGGGCACGACTTCCGACCGAGCTATCTCCGGCTCGCCGACATCGTGCGGCGCCTCGGTCCGGTGCCGGTGGTCGCCCTGACCGCGACGGCGTCGCCGGTGGTGCGTGCCGACATCGTCAATCACCTCGGACTGCGCGACCCCGTCGTCATCGCCACCGGATTCGACCGGCCCAACATCCGGCTCGAAGTCGAGCAGCACGTCGACGACAAGGACAAGCGCGCCGCCGTCCTCGACGCGGTGACGGAGATGGCGGGGCCGGGACTGGTGTACGTCGCCACCCGCAAGGACGCCGAGCGCTGCGCCGCGGCACTGCAGGAGCGGGGTGTCGCCGCGGCGGCCTATCACGCGGGGCTGCGGGCGGCCGACCGCGACCACGTGCACCGCGCCTTCGGAGACGACGACCTCGATGTCGTGGTGGCGACGTCGGCGTTCGGCATGGGCATCGACAAGGCCGACGTCCGCTTCGTCGTGCACGCGTCCATCCCGGACTCGGTGGACAGTTACTACCAACAGGTGGGTCGTGCCGGACGGGACGGAGACGACGCCGTCGCGCGACTGTTCTACCGCGCCGAAGATCTGTCGCTGGCGAGGTTCTTCATGACCGCCCACGCCGACGAGGAGCGCCTGGCCGCGGTGTTCACCGCGCTGTCGTCGACCACGCCCAAGCGTCTGCGGCAGCTGCGCGACGAGACCGGCGTCGAGAACCGCGCGCTGACCCAGGCGGTGAACCTGCTCGAACAGGCCGCGGCCGTCCGGTCGGGGCGGCGCGGATTCACCGCGGTCGAGGAGGACCTGCAGCAGGTGCTCGCCCGCGCCGTGCGCATCACCGAGGCGACCGAACGGGTCGACCGCACGCGGGTCGAGATGATGCGCGCCTACGCCGAGACCACCGATTGCCGGCGGCGCAACCTGCTCGGCTACTTCGGTGAGCAACGCGAGCACCCGTGCGGCAACTGCGACAGCTGCCGGGACGGCGCCGCGCGGGGCCGCCCCCTGCCGGACGAGCAGTCCGCCGTCGCGCCGAACACGGCCGTCGAGCACCGCGAGTGGGGCCACGGGGTGGTCATCAGTGGCGAAAGCGACCGCATCACTGTGCTTTTCGACGAGTACGGTTACCGCACGCTGGCCATGGACGCGATCCGGGACGCCGACATCGTGACGATCGGCGGACGTGACGTTTCGGCGGGTGCGCCCCGGGTAGCCGCCAGCTCATGA
- a CDS encoding MFS transporter, with amino-acid sequence MTVTARPRRGTSARVHWAWVVAAVSFVAILGAAGFRSVPGVMMNPLHHEFGWSHGVVGLAMSVNMTLFGLTAPFAAALMDRFGIRPVLTVALSMIAAGSALSVLMVASWQLVLLWGVLVGTGTGAISMGFVATIAIRWFVTHRGLVTGVLTAASATGQLIFLPVVAAVTTRHGWRWASLLVAAAALAVIPLVLALMRNWPQDRGLGPYGQDPATITGPAPTPPGSSFAAAFSGLRIGMRVPAFWLLAGSFAICGMTTNGLIGTHFIPAANDHGMPTTVAASLLAVIGVLDVAGTIFSGWLTDRVDPRVLLVIYYTGRGVSLLLLPTLLSPRAEPSMWVFVIFYGLDWVATVPPTIALCRNYFGDRTPVVFGWVFASHQLGAAVAAAGAGWLRDMEGDYALAFRLAAGLCLLAAVMCTALRRRPL; translated from the coding sequence GTGACCGTCACCGCACGCCCGCGCCGAGGAACCTCCGCCCGGGTGCACTGGGCGTGGGTGGTCGCCGCCGTCAGTTTCGTCGCCATCCTCGGCGCCGCGGGGTTCCGCTCCGTCCCCGGCGTCATGATGAACCCGCTGCATCACGAGTTCGGGTGGTCGCACGGCGTGGTCGGGCTGGCGATGTCGGTCAACATGACGCTGTTCGGGCTGACGGCGCCCTTCGCGGCGGCCCTGATGGACCGGTTCGGGATCCGGCCCGTGCTGACCGTGGCGCTCAGCATGATCGCCGCGGGCAGCGCGCTGAGCGTCCTGATGGTCGCCAGCTGGCAGCTGGTCCTGCTGTGGGGGGTGCTCGTCGGCACCGGGACGGGCGCCATCTCGATGGGCTTCGTCGCGACGATCGCGATCCGATGGTTCGTCACCCACCGGGGCCTCGTCACCGGCGTGCTCACAGCGGCCAGTGCGACCGGACAGCTGATCTTCCTACCCGTCGTCGCCGCGGTCACCACCCGGCACGGCTGGCGATGGGCCTCCCTGCTGGTGGCCGCGGCCGCCCTCGCGGTGATCCCCCTGGTGCTCGCGCTGATGCGGAACTGGCCGCAGGACAGGGGTCTCGGACCCTACGGGCAGGACCCTGCGACGATCACCGGCCCGGCGCCCACACCGCCGGGCAGCAGCTTCGCGGCGGCGTTCTCCGGGTTGCGGATCGGGATGCGGGTGCCGGCGTTCTGGCTGCTGGCCGGCAGCTTCGCGATCTGCGGCATGACGACCAACGGCCTGATCGGCACGCACTTCATCCCCGCGGCCAACGACCACGGCATGCCCACCACCGTCGCCGCGAGCCTGCTCGCGGTCATCGGCGTGCTCGACGTCGCGGGCACCATCTTCTCCGGCTGGCTCACCGATCGCGTCGATCCCCGGGTGCTCCTGGTCATCTACTACACCGGCCGGGGCGTGTCCCTGCTGCTGTTGCCCACGCTCCTCTCGCCGCGCGCCGAACCCAGCATGTGGGTGTTCGTCATCTTCTACGGCCTGGACTGGGTGGCCACCGTGCCACCGACGATCGCGTTGTGCCGCAACTACTTCGGGGATCGGACACCGGTCGTGTTCGGATGGGTCTTCGCCTCGCATCAGCTCGGCGCCGCCGTCGCCGCCGCCGGGGCGGGATGGCTGCGCGACATGGAGGGCGACTATGCTCTCGCGTTCCGCCTCGCCGCGGGCCTGTGCCTGCTGGCCGCCGTGATGTGTACCGCCCTGCGAAGGAGACCTCTGTGA
- a CDS encoding FAD-dependent oxidoreductase, with protein MTATDTPLDADLIVIGYGKGGKTLAATLARQGWSVVMVERSPMMYGGTCINTGCVPTKAMIARSEHLAPGAHPQHYREAVAATADLTATLRAANLALLDTVETATVLTGEAVFCDAHTVEVHTTDRGTVTVTGRHIVIGTGSHAVIPDIPGLRQATNVATSTEMLVHTPLPGRLVVLGGGYIGLEFAAMYAAYGSQVTILERHTAILGQEDPDVADCAREVLAAAGVRIVTSAVIDRVDDQGDGTSVVAFHTDAGPETVPADTVLVALGRTPATETLALDRAGVNVTAGGAISVDEHLRTSQPHIFAVGDVNGGPQFTYVSLDDHRIVLDQLTGSGTRSTADRRAVPYTLFLTPPLSRVGLTERAALEAGRTIKTAAMRVADMATVPRARIVQESAGMMKVIVDADTDEILGAALLSYDSHEVINTVALAMRHGITASQLRDEIYTHPSMTEAFNQLLGALH; from the coding sequence GTGACCGCCACCGACACCCCCCTCGACGCCGATCTGATCGTCATCGGCTACGGCAAGGGCGGCAAGACGCTGGCCGCCACGCTGGCCCGGCAAGGCTGGTCGGTGGTGATGGTCGAGCGGTCGCCGATGATGTACGGCGGCACCTGCATCAACACCGGATGCGTACCGACCAAGGCGATGATCGCGCGCTCGGAACACCTGGCGCCCGGCGCGCATCCGCAGCACTACCGGGAGGCCGTTGCCGCCACCGCCGACCTCACCGCGACGTTGCGCGCCGCCAACCTCGCCCTGCTCGACACCGTCGAGACGGCCACGGTGCTGACCGGCGAGGCCGTGTTCTGCGACGCGCACACCGTCGAGGTGCACACCACCGACCGCGGCACCGTCACCGTGACCGGCCGCCACATCGTGATCGGCACCGGCTCGCACGCCGTCATCCCCGACATCCCCGGTCTGCGGCAGGCCACCAACGTCGCGACGAGCACCGAGATGTTGGTCCACACGCCGCTGCCCGGCCGTCTCGTGGTGCTCGGCGGCGGCTACATCGGGCTGGAGTTCGCCGCCATGTACGCCGCCTACGGCTCCCAGGTGACCATCCTGGAACGCCACACCGCCATCCTCGGCCAGGAGGATCCCGACGTGGCCGACTGCGCCCGTGAGGTTCTGGCGGCCGCCGGCGTGCGGATCGTCACCTCGGCCGTCATCGACCGCGTCGACGATCAGGGCGACGGCACCAGCGTCGTGGCGTTCCACACCGACGCCGGGCCGGAGACAGTACCGGCCGACACGGTGCTGGTCGCACTGGGCCGGACGCCGGCGACCGAGACACTGGCCCTCGACCGCGCCGGCGTGAATGTCACTGCGGGCGGCGCCATCTCGGTCGACGAGCACCTGCGGACCAGCCAACCGCACATCTTCGCCGTCGGCGACGTCAACGGCGGCCCGCAGTTCACCTACGTCTCCCTCGACGATCACCGCATCGTCCTCGACCAGCTCACCGGCAGCGGCACGCGCAGCACCGCCGACCGCAGGGCCGTGCCCTACACGCTGTTCCTCACGCCGCCGCTGTCACGGGTCGGCCTCACCGAACGCGCGGCGCTCGAGGCCGGCCGCACGATCAAGACTGCCGCGATGCGCGTCGCCGACATGGCGACCGTGCCGCGGGCACGGATCGTGCAGGAGTCCGCGGGCATGATGAAGGTGATCGTCGACGCCGACACCGACGAGATCCTCGGTGCAGCACTGCTGTCCTACGACTCGCACGAGGTGATCAACACCGTCGCGCTCGCGATGCGCCACGGCATCACCGCGTCCCAGTTGCGTGACGAGATCTACACCCACCCGTCGATGACCGAGGCCTTCAACCAGCTCCTCGGCGCGCTGCACTGA
- a CDS encoding DivIVA domain-containing protein yields MGDGVLTAEDLRNVTFEKPPWGKRGYDEKSVQDFVALAARRLDGRGHLSADDVRAVRFNKPKFGKRGFDEQQVDALLDDIAAAIADLDA; encoded by the coding sequence ATGGGCGACGGCGTGCTGACGGCGGAGGATCTGCGCAACGTCACGTTCGAGAAACCGCCCTGGGGTAAGCGGGGATACGACGAGAAGTCGGTGCAGGACTTCGTCGCCCTCGCGGCCCGCCGTCTCGACGGCCGTGGCCACCTGTCCGCCGACGACGTGCGCGCGGTGCGGTTCAACAAACCGAAGTTCGGCAAACGGGGCTTCGACGAGCAGCAGGTCGATGCGCTTCTCGACGACATCGCCGCGGCCATCGCCGATCTCGATGCCTGA
- a CDS encoding GNAT family N-acetyltransferase, with the protein MTTDKTGAPTEVAAGSDRFTISVDGQQAGFTEFVDHEGQRIFPHTVVDEEFSGRGLATILVREALEATRDAGMRIVPVCSMVAGFLEKNHEFDDIVDPVTIDVKRVLAHR; encoded by the coding sequence ATGACCACCGACAAGACCGGCGCACCGACCGAGGTCGCGGCCGGGTCCGACCGGTTCACGATCTCCGTGGACGGGCAGCAGGCCGGATTCACCGAGTTCGTCGACCACGAGGGCCAGCGCATCTTCCCGCACACCGTGGTGGACGAGGAGTTCTCGGGGCGCGGGCTGGCCACGATCCTGGTGCGGGAGGCCCTGGAGGCCACCCGCGACGCCGGCATGCGGATCGTCCCGGTGTGCTCGATGGTCGCCGGCTTCCTGGAGAAGAACCACGAGTTCGACGACATCGTGGATCCGGTCACGATCGACGTGAAACGGGTGCTGGCGCACCGCTGA
- a CDS encoding EVE domain-containing protein codes for MTNWINTVSRDHVERGVRGRFTQANHGKPHMLRKMARGDWIIFYSPKAVYPDGAPLQAFTAIGRVADDEPYQADVSPDVQPWRRNVDFLDCVDTPIRPLIDHLHFIEDTSRWGYKFRFGVFRIDDHDREIIRSAMVEATAAARAGEETTVNP; via the coding sequence ATGACGAACTGGATCAACACGGTCAGCCGTGATCATGTGGAACGCGGGGTGCGCGGCCGCTTCACGCAGGCCAACCACGGCAAGCCGCACATGCTGCGCAAGATGGCCAGGGGCGACTGGATCATCTTCTACTCGCCGAAGGCCGTTTACCCCGACGGTGCGCCGTTGCAGGCGTTCACCGCGATCGGGCGCGTCGCCGATGACGAGCCGTATCAAGCGGACGTGTCGCCGGACGTCCAGCCGTGGCGGCGCAACGTCGACTTCCTCGACTGCGTCGACACGCCCATCCGGCCGCTCATCGACCACCTCCACTTCATCGAGGACACGTCGCGCTGGGGATACAAATTCCGCTTCGGGGTGTTCCGCATCGACGATCACGATCGGGAGATCATCCGGTCGGCGATGGTCGAGGCGACCGCCGCCGCCCGCGCCGGTGAGGAGACTACGGTGAATCCATGA
- a CDS encoding zinc-dependent alcohol dehydrogenase: MRALVWNGVNDLAVETVDDPEILNPHDVIVAVTLTTTCGSDLHFIDGYIPGMREGDVFGHEFMGEVVEVGREVRTVSVGTRVVVPSFIACNSCWYCDHDLYSLCDTTNPNAELQSPLLGAPTAGIYGYTHEFGGYAGSHAQFVRVPFGDVNCFAVPDYVTDEQALFMSDAVPTGYMGADFCDISGGDVVAVWGAGAVGLMAGRSALLNGAGRVITIDRIPERLALAERLGSETIDYAEVDSVAEVLREKTGGRGPDAVIEAVGMEGHSTGIQQVYDRTKQALRLETDRAASLREAILACRKGGVVSVLGVYGVTDKFPMGALMNKGLTLRAAQQHGQRYIPQFFDYAQQGDLDPSVLITHDLPLADGVRAYDMFKNKTDGCIRVALRP, encoded by the coding sequence ATGAGAGCACTGGTCTGGAACGGCGTGAACGACCTCGCGGTCGAGACCGTCGACGATCCCGAGATCCTCAACCCGCACGACGTGATCGTCGCGGTGACGTTGACGACGACGTGCGGATCGGATCTGCACTTCATCGACGGCTACATCCCCGGGATGCGGGAAGGCGACGTCTTCGGCCACGAGTTCATGGGCGAGGTCGTCGAGGTGGGCCGCGAGGTCCGCACGGTCTCCGTGGGCACCCGGGTGGTCGTGCCGTCGTTCATCGCGTGCAACAGCTGCTGGTACTGCGATCACGACCTGTATTCGTTGTGCGACACCACGAACCCGAACGCCGAACTGCAGTCGCCGCTGCTGGGCGCGCCGACGGCGGGCATCTACGGCTACACCCATGAGTTCGGCGGTTATGCCGGCAGTCACGCGCAGTTCGTGCGGGTGCCGTTCGGTGACGTGAACTGCTTCGCGGTGCCCGACTACGTGACCGACGAACAGGCGCTGTTCATGTCCGACGCGGTGCCGACCGGCTACATGGGTGCCGATTTCTGCGACATCTCCGGCGGTGACGTCGTCGCGGTGTGGGGAGCCGGCGCCGTCGGGCTGATGGCGGGCCGCAGCGCGCTGCTCAACGGCGCGGGCCGGGTCATCACCATCGACCGGATCCCCGAGAGGTTGGCGCTGGCCGAACGCCTGGGGTCGGAGACCATCGACTACGCCGAGGTCGACAGCGTCGCCGAGGTGCTGCGGGAGAAGACCGGCGGACGCGGTCCGGACGCGGTGATCGAGGCGGTCGGCATGGAGGGCCACAGCACCGGTATCCAGCAGGTGTACGACCGCACCAAGCAGGCGCTGCGGCTGGAGACCGACCGCGCCGCCAGCCTGCGCGAGGCGATCCTGGCGTGCCGCAAGGGCGGTGTGGTCTCGGTGCTCGGCGTCTACGGGGTGACCGACAAGTTCCCGATGGGTGCGCTGATGAACAAGGGCCTGACGCTGCGCGCGGCCCAGCAGCACGGCCAGCGCTACATCCCGCAGTTCTTCGACTACGCGCAGCAGGGTGATCTCGATCCGTCGGTGCTGATCACCCATGACCTGCCGCTCGCCGACGGGGTGCGCGCCTACGACATGTTCAAGAACAAGACCGACGGCTGCATCCGGGTCGCATTGCGGCCCTGA
- a CDS encoding pirin family protein: MSNTDAAPSEVGCGASTFDGVLHPREVPLGGPRAIRVRRTLPQRDRSLIGAWCFADHYGPHDLRSGPPMDVPPHPHTGLQTVSWLFSGQIEHRDSAGVHAIVRPGELNLMTAGAGICHSEVSMVDAPVLHGAQLWVALPDADRDTDRDFAHHVPRARTVGGLTARVFLGELDGERSPVHTFTPLLGAQLDLDPGVEVTLDVDDAFEHGVLVDQGSVEACGAELAVADLGYQGTGHPTLHLANRGDGPARVLLLGGTPFGEELLMWWNFVGRSHEEIVAFREQWQAGDARFGSVDGYRGDLARLPAPPLPHATLRSRPPPRV; this comes from the coding sequence ATGAGCAACACCGACGCGGCGCCGTCGGAAGTCGGCTGCGGCGCTTCGACATTCGACGGGGTGCTGCATCCGCGGGAGGTGCCGCTGGGCGGTCCGCGTGCCATCCGGGTGCGGCGCACCCTGCCGCAGCGCGACCGGTCGCTGATCGGGGCGTGGTGTTTCGCCGACCACTACGGCCCGCACGACCTGCGCAGTGGGCCGCCCATGGACGTGCCTCCGCATCCGCACACCGGGCTGCAAACCGTCAGCTGGCTGTTCAGCGGGCAGATCGAGCACCGCGACAGCGCCGGCGTGCACGCGATCGTGCGTCCCGGGGAGCTGAACCTGATGACCGCCGGGGCAGGTATCTGCCACTCGGAGGTGTCGATGGTCGACGCTCCGGTGCTGCACGGCGCCCAGCTGTGGGTCGCGCTGCCCGACGCCGACCGCGACACCGACCGCGACTTCGCCCACCACGTGCCGAGGGCCCGGACCGTCGGCGGGCTGACGGCGCGGGTCTTTCTCGGCGAGCTCGACGGCGAACGCTCACCGGTGCACACCTTCACTCCCCTGCTCGGGGCGCAGCTCGACCTCGACCCGGGCGTGGAGGTGACGCTCGACGTCGACGACGCCTTCGAGCACGGTGTGCTCGTCGATCAGGGCAGCGTCGAGGCGTGCGGCGCCGAGCTCGCGGTCGCCGACCTCGGCTACCAGGGCACCGGCCATCCCACGCTGCACCTGGCCAACCGCGGCGACGGCCCGGCGCGGGTGCTGCTGCTCGGCGGCACGCCCTTCGGCGAAGAGCTGCTCATGTGGTGGAACTTCGTCGGCCGCAGCCACGAGGAGATCGTCGCGTTCCGCGAGCAGTGGCAGGCCGGGGACGCCCGCTTCGGCAGCGTCGACGGCTACCGCGGCGACCTCGCGCGACTGCCCGCCCCACCGCTGCCGCACGCCACCTTGCGATCGCGGCCGCCGCCGCGGGTATAG